The Eubacterium maltosivorans genome includes the window AAGGATGTCATCTGAAGCTGCATGGCGGAAAGCTCCCTTGTACTCTGAAAATAGCTGCTCTGCTGCTTGAGGATTGTGTAGATGGTTCCATTGTACAAAACAATAGCGACACAAAGGCCAATAGCTGCCGGAATGTTTTCTGGCCGTTCATTTAAAGGCGCAGGGTAAGAAGCGACATTTAAGAATGAAAGCAGCAGGCAAATGGGAATCAACGATAAGCGTATCCAGCCTGTTTGTAGTTGTCCGAGTGTCTCAAGAAGCGGCCTTCGGATAAATTTTATAATTACCAACGCCAGTATCATAAAAATTAATATCTGGTTTAAAAGCTCTCCAACGCCATCTGGCATATAAGGTGCCAGGATACCGCAGAACAGGTCCTGGATCGCCACAAAGGTACATGACAAAAGAAAGGAAAAAAAGGTCCTCGCGTCATTATAACGGGAAAGGATAATGACAAATCCCGCAGCGATAATGATATGCAGCAGACGAAACTCCAAATCACTCAAGCCGTAGGGCAGTCTGAGCTCCATTAAAATATCAAGAATAATAACCCCAAGTATCCCGGCTCCAGTGATCAGAAAGGTTTTTGTTTTTGAAAAACGCCAGTTCGACAAAAGCAGGAAGTAGACAATGCCAAAGGGCGCAGTGATAATGATTTTCAATAAACTGAGTGCATCCATGTCTGTTACCTCCCCTCACTTTTGATTCTATTATAACGAAAAAATACACAAGATGCAAAGTGAATTCGTCGTTAAATTCAACCGATATTTAAAATGGTCATACCATCTGCCCTTTAGAAGGTGGTGTATGCCTTCACCCCATCAAAAAAACGGTGGCCAGAACGCCACCGTTTTTTCTGTTTTTTATTTTGCTTTTCCCTGCTCAGCCACTTTTTTCATTCGTGTTTCAATAATGGATTGGTCTCCCAGGTAGTAATGGTCAGTCATATTAAAGCCATCGTCGAATTCATAAATCAAAGGAATACCGGTTGGGATATTGACACCCATGATCTCATCCTCCGACAGGTTTTCAAAATATTTAACCAGCGCGCGGATCGAGTTTCCGTGGGCTACCAGCAGAACGCGTTTGCCCTCAAGCATATCCTTTTTTATCACATTTTCATAATAAGGGATAACGCGAGTGATCGTATCCTTCAGGCTTTCTGCCAAAGGCAGCTCGCTTTTTTCCACATTTCGATACTGCTCCTGCAGCTGTGGATTTCTGGGGTCATCCGGTTCCAGAGCCGGTGGACGGACGTCAAAGGATCGGCGCCAGATTTTGACCTGTTCCTCTCCGTATTTCTCTGCTGTCTCGGCCTTATTCAGCCCTTGCAAAGCGCCATAATGGCGTTCGTTAAGCTTCCAGTCCTTTATGACTGGCAGCCAGGCCCGGTCCATGGTATCCAAAACCACGTTTAAGGTATCCACCGCTCTTTTTAAAAAAGAGGTGTAACAGATATCAAAATCGTAGTCCTTTCCTTTTAGCATATTGCCAGCGTCTGCGGCTTCTTTAATACCTTTATTCGATAAAATTACGTCCGTCCATCCTGTAAACAGGTTCAGGCGGTTCCATTCACTTTCACCATGTCTTAAAAGTACAAGCTTCATCTTTATCATCTCCTGTTCTTTTAAAATTTTATACCCAAAAATTTCTGGAAATTGCATATTTTTCAAAAATGATTCTTTTTTATACTTAATTTTTTTGTAACTAAGATTCATTCCCATCTTTATCTAAATTTTACTTTAGAATCAAGTTGAAGTCCCTGCTGTTATCAACTATAATTGACATACAGGCAATAAAACACCTGTTTGATGATAATAATATCTGAGAGGGAGAGCTAATATTATGAGATTAATTACCCGTTCTGATTTCGATGGCCTTGTCTGTGGCGCGCTGCTCAAGGAAGCCGGAATCATTGACCACTGGAAATTTGCCCATCCTAAAGACTTGCAGGATGGCCTGGTAGAGGTCAACGAAGATGACTGTCTGGCAAATGTCCCTTTTGTGGAGGGCTGCGGCCTTTGGTTTGACCATCATTCCAGTGAGTTTGAGCGCAACCAGCTTGAAGGCAAATATAAAGGTGAAAGCCGTATCACGCCATCCTGTGCGAGAATCATTTACGAATACTATGGCGGTGAGGAACGCTTTTCACATTTCAATGAAATGCTGGCCGCCGTCGACAAGGTGGACTCTGGCAATTTGACTATTGATGAAATTCAAAACCCGGAAGGCTGGATATTGATCGGTTTTCTGATGGACCCCAGAACCGGGCTTGGACGCTGGCGTAATTTTACCATCTCCAACTACCAACTGATGGAAAAGCTCATTGATGCCTGCCGTACCATGTCCACTGATGAGATTCTAAACCTTTCCGACGTTCAGGAGCGTATCGAAGTTTATTTTGAGCAAACCGCCAAGTTTAAGGAAATGGTAAACAAATATACCCGAACCGACGGCGATGTCATCATCTCTGATCTGCGCGGCGTCGACCCTATTTATACGGGGAACCGTTTTCTTATTTACAGTATGTATCCAAAGCAGAATATTTCTGCCTGGATTGTCAGCGGCAAAGGTGGTCTGGGCTGTTCTGTGGCTGTTGGTTATTCGGTCTTAAACCGGACTTCCAACATTGACGTTGGCAGTTTAATGCTGAAATATGGCGGTGGCGGCCATAAGGCTGTCGGCACCTGTCAGTTTAAAGACGAGGAAATTGAAGCGAAGCTCCCTAAGCTGCTGGATGAGCTTGTGAATCCTCAATAAAAATCATCCATCTGCAACCCCGCTTCTGTCACAGGGAGCGGGGAGTTTTATTTTTCTTCTTTAAAACGTTATCAAACCGTGCTATAATGAATTTATATAACAAGCTCTGATGGACTTAACCTAAAAACGGATTGCCCAAAATCATTTGTTCATGGTTTTGCCACGATAGGGTACTGTTGGAAACGGCTTTACCTTCTGTATTTGAAAAGGAGTAAAAAAATGAGAAAAAAACTACTGTGCATGATTCTGGTCCTTACTTTAATTTTAAGTATGACTGCCTGCAGCCCAAAGCAGGAGGACTCGTCCGACAAAGCATCCGGCGAGATTAAAGTCACAGACGCCATCGGACGCGAGGTGACGCTTCCTGCACCAGCGACGAAGGTGGTGGGAACACACAATCCATCCTTAAATACTGCGGTTGTCATTGGCGGCGGTGGCAAATACATTGTCGGATTTGGAAATAAAGATATGGCCCGTGGCCTGTACGAGGAAGTAATCGACGGATATGACGACCTGCCGCAAATCGGTAAGGCCAAGGATATCAATATGGAAACAGTTATGGAGTTGGGCGCAGACCTCGCTATTCTGCCTGAACGTTTCGCCAATCAAGCCGACCAGTTCGCCGAAGTCAATGTCCCGGCAGTTGTTGCTCTCCCCAATGATGAAAGCTTCGACACAGTCACAAACTCTCTAAAAATTGTCGGAAAGGCTCTGGGTGAGGACAAACGCGCGGAAGAAATCACTTCCTTTATCGACGATAAAATCGCCGATGTCAGCAAAAAGGTGGGTTCAGCCTCTGAAAAACCGTCCATTTTATTTTTAGGCGGTTCCAGCCCTCTCACCGTTGCGCCCGACGCCATGATTCAGACCTATATTATCGAAAAGGCCGGCGGTACTAACGCAGTCAGCGGGGTCGATAAAAAAGGGGAGTTCGCCGATGTGAGCATTGAACAGATTGTCGGCTGGAATCCCGATATTATCTGGATACCCTCCTATGCTAAATACAAGGCCGACGATCTTCTGAACGACCCGGCCTGGAGCAGCATTAAAGCCGTACAGGATAAGGCCGTTTATGTCTTTCCATCCTCTCTGGAGCCGTGGGACTACCCCACCGCCTCCTCTGTACTGGGCGTCTGCTGGGCAGCTAATAATCTTCACGGTGATCTTTACAGCTCAGATGATTTTATGAAGGATGTCGATGCCTTCTATCAGATGGTCTACGGCAAAACCTTTACCAAGGAACAGCTTGGGCTTCAATAAGCATTGAGGTCTTCCGGGCTGGCGGGCTGTGCAATTGCCTGCCGGCCCTTTCATTTTATCTGCTATGAAGAACACAAAACATCGACATCTCATTATTGTACTGAGCACCATATTGCTCTCGCTCATGGTTATCGCCTGCTGCGTTGGGCGTTATACAGTTAACCCTCAGGATATGCTTTATGCCATCCAGACTAAAATGACAGGCGAGCCGGGGAATCTGGCCATGGAAAACGTCTTTTTTGTCATTCGGCTGCCCCGTGTCATTGCCGCAGTCAGCATTGGTGCGGTGCTTTCACTCTGCGGCGCGGTCTATCAGGGCATTTTTAAAAACCCACTGGTATCGCCGGACTTGCTCGGTGTCTCCAAGGGCGCCTGTGTAGGCGCGGCTTTTTCAATCCTGCTGGGCGGCGGTATGCTTGCGCGTCAGCTGTCTGCTTTTGCCTTCGGCATCATCGCCATGCTTATGACCATGACCTTTCCAAAGCTCCTGCGCAACCAGAGCAACCTTGTTCTGGTGCTTGCCGGTATCATCACCAGCGGCTTTATGGACTCAATTCTTGGACTTATGAAATTCACTTCTGAAAATGATACGGATCTCGCCGCCATTGTTTTCTGGCAAATGGGCAGTCTGGCCTCCATAAAGGTTCATGAAATTCTTTCTGTGCTGCCTGTGTTCGCTGTTGGCGCGTTTATCCTGCTGAGCCTCTCCTTTCGGATCAACATCCTTTCCTTTGGCGATATTGAAGCCCAGAGCCTTGGGGTTAACGTTAAAAAAATCCGATGGATCATCATCCTGATCGCCAGCCTGCTGACAGCCAGTGCGGTCTGTATCAGCGGAACCATTGCCTGGATTGGGCTGATCATGCCCCATCTCGCAAGGATGCTGGCCGGCTCCGACCATATTAAATCTCTCCCGGTAACCATGCTGATGGGTGGTATTTTTCTTCTTCTCATTGATACCATCGCCCGGACCGCCACCTCTCTGGAAATTCCGCTTTCGGTTTTGACAGGACTCATCGGCGCACCCTTCTTTGCCTGGCTTTTATACCGGCAGAAAGCAAAGGTAAGCTGATGAAGATACAAATTGAAAAGTTGTCCTTCTCCTATGATGAAGCCGCTCCTCTGCTAAAAAATATTGGCTTTACCCTTAACGCTGGGCGGGTAATATCCATTCTAGGACCAAACGGAGCGGGGAAAACAACGCTGCTCAACTGTATTGCAGGCCTTTTTAAGCCCAGGGAGGGTAATATCCTGATTGACGGAAAGAACCTGGAGAAGCTCTCCCACCGGGAGGTTGCCAGAATAATCGGCTATGTGCCACAGATCATTGTCCCTGCCTTTTCCTATTCTGTTTTAGATTATGTGGTGACAGGCTGCGCCCCGCACATCGGTACCTTTGAACGGCCAAAGCAGATTCATTTTGACGCTGCCATGGCTGCGCTGGAGTCGATGGGGATCGCGGCACTCAGAGATAAGCCTTACAACGAAATCAGCGGCGGCGAACGGCAGCAGGTCAGCATTGCGCGAGCTCTGGCTCAAAGGCCGGCTTTTATCCTGATGGATGAGCCCACCGCCCATCTGGACTATGGCAACCAGATTCAGGTTCTTAAGACAATCCGCACCATGGCTTCTCAGGGCTATGGCATTGCGCTGACCACACACAATCCCGACCATGCGCTGCTTCTGGGTGATCAGCTGGCTGTCCTGGAACGGGACGGCACCTTTACCTTTGGCAAATGTAAGGAGGTATTGACGGAGCCCTTTCTTAATCATCTTTACGGCATCGACCTCCGGCTTGAGGAAATTCCTTCTGTTGGCCGCCGGGTCTGCTTTGCACCAAAACTATAAAATGGAGGTTTACCATGAATCCAAAAAAATTACTGGAAGAACAGCTTAAGCTGGAGGAAGCCGGGCGTCCCTACGCAGTCATCACCATCATCCGGGCCAACGGCGCTGTCCCCAGAAAAAGCGGCAAAATGCTGGTAACCGCGGATGGCAACAGCATTGGCACCATTGGCGGCGGCAGCTCGGAGCTTTTGGCCATACAGGACGCTCAGGCATGTATCCGCTATGGCGAAAACGCCGTTAAGGATTATGCCCTGAACAGCGAAAACGGTATGGTCTGTGGCGGCGACTTCTCTGTATTTATTGAGGTTGAAAACCCAAGGCCGCGTCTGCTGCTCTGCGGCGCTGGCCACGTTGGAACTGCCCTTATGAAAGCCGCCCATCTGGCTGGCTTTGATATCACTTTGGTCGATACCCGTGCAGAGGACCAGATCGGAGACGCCATCCTGCTGGCAGATACCTATGTGCCTGTCGAGGACTTCTACAAAGGGATTATGGCACTGACGATTCCCGCTGGAGCCTTTATCGTCATTACTACTTATGGCCATCGTTTTGACAAAGAAGCGTTGGCGGCAGCTCTGACCAAAAAGGCCGCCTATCTTGGAATGATCGGCAGCCGAAAAAAAATCGCAGCGGTTTATGAAAAGCTGCGTTCAGAGGGTTTTACCCATGAGCAGCTGGAAGCAGTTTATGCGCCCATTGGCATGGATATTGGCGGTGAAACCCCTGAGGAGATCGCCATTTCCATTGTCGCTGAAATGCTGGCGGTTAAATACAAACGAAGTGGCGCGCATTTAAAGGATCTC containing:
- a CDS encoding ABC transporter substrate-binding protein, translated to MRKKLLCMILVLTLILSMTACSPKQEDSSDKASGEIKVTDAIGREVTLPAPATKVVGTHNPSLNTAVVIGGGGKYIVGFGNKDMARGLYEEVIDGYDDLPQIGKAKDINMETVMELGADLAILPERFANQADQFAEVNVPAVVALPNDESFDTVTNSLKIVGKALGEDKRAEEITSFIDDKIADVSKKVGSASEKPSILFLGGSSPLTVAPDAMIQTYIIEKAGGTNAVSGVDKKGEFADVSIEQIVGWNPDIIWIPSYAKYKADDLLNDPAWSSIKAVQDKAVYVFPSSLEPWDYPTASSVLGVCWAANNLHGDLYSSDDFMKDVDAFYQMVYGKTFTKEQLGLQ
- the gpmA gene encoding 2,3-diphosphoglycerate-dependent phosphoglycerate mutase, which encodes MKLVLLRHGESEWNRLNLFTGWTDVILSNKGIKEAADAGNMLKGKDYDFDICYTSFLKRAVDTLNVVLDTMDRAWLPVIKDWKLNERHYGALQGLNKAETAEKYGEEQVKIWRRSFDVRPPALEPDDPRNPQLQEQYRNVEKSELPLAESLKDTITRVIPYYENVIKKDMLEGKRVLLVAHGNSIRALVKYFENLSEDEIMGVNIPTGIPLIYEFDDGFNMTDHYYLGDQSIIETRMKKVAEQGKAK
- a CDS encoding XdhC family protein, translating into MNPKKLLEEQLKLEEAGRPYAVITIIRANGAVPRKSGKMLVTADGNSIGTIGGGSSELLAIQDAQACIRYGENAVKDYALNSENGMVCGGDFSVFIEVENPRPRLLLCGAGHVGTALMKAAHLAGFDITLVDTRAEDQIGDAILLADTYVPVEDFYKGIMALTIPAGAFIVITTYGHRFDKEALAAALTKKAAYLGMIGSRKKIAAVYEKLRSEGFTHEQLEAVYAPIGMDIGGETPEEIAISIVAEMLAVKYKRSGAHLKDL
- a CDS encoding sensor histidine kinase, which translates into the protein MDALSLLKIIITAPFGIVYFLLLSNWRFSKTKTFLITGAGILGVIILDILMELRLPYGLSDLEFRLLHIIIAAGFVIILSRYNDARTFFSFLLSCTFVAIQDLFCGILAPYMPDGVGELLNQILIFMILALVIIKFIRRPLLETLGQLQTGWIRLSLIPICLLLSFLNVASYPAPLNERPENIPAAIGLCVAIVLYNGTIYTILKQQSSYFQSTRELSAMQLQMTSLKKHIQAIAESEEHLRIFQHDLRHLTNALTVCIKAGRDDEALALLSSMNNTIEKISRPAVYHCEDEVLNAVLSVYGQMAENAGIKVCIRVDLPETLPISGEEISLVFANGIENAINACHQISSVDERRISIVCSPVGSQLFIEITNTYTGKILFDAKTGYPVTREKDHGIGTQSISAFARRYGGLLKYKAENGLFSMRLILPLYEDKNDITL
- a CDS encoding ABC transporter ATP-binding protein, which encodes MKIQIEKLSFSYDEAAPLLKNIGFTLNAGRVISILGPNGAGKTTLLNCIAGLFKPREGNILIDGKNLEKLSHREVARIIGYVPQIIVPAFSYSVLDYVVTGCAPHIGTFERPKQIHFDAAMAALESMGIAALRDKPYNEISGGERQQVSIARALAQRPAFILMDEPTAHLDYGNQIQVLKTIRTMASQGYGIALTTHNPDHALLLGDQLAVLERDGTFTFGKCKEVLTEPFLNHLYGIDLRLEEIPSVGRRVCFAPKL
- a CDS encoding FecCD family ABC transporter permease — encoded protein: MKNTKHRHLIIVLSTILLSLMVIACCVGRYTVNPQDMLYAIQTKMTGEPGNLAMENVFFVIRLPRVIAAVSIGAVLSLCGAVYQGIFKNPLVSPDLLGVSKGACVGAAFSILLGGGMLARQLSAFAFGIIAMLMTMTFPKLLRNQSNLVLVLAGIITSGFMDSILGLMKFTSENDTDLAAIVFWQMGSLASIKVHEILSVLPVFAVGAFILLSLSFRINILSFGDIEAQSLGVNVKKIRWIIILIASLLTASAVCISGTIAWIGLIMPHLARMLAGSDHIKSLPVTMLMGGIFLLLIDTIARTATSLEIPLSVLTGLIGAPFFAWLLYRQKAKVS